ATGCACTTGCAATCGCGACGCGCTGCCTTTGACCTCCACTTAATTCATGAGGCATCTTTTTCAAATAGGATTGATCCAAGCCTACTTCTTCTAACGTTTTGATGACTTTCTGTTTTCGTGACGCTTTCGTTCCGATTTTATGAATGATTAGTGGCTCAAGCAGGGCCCACTCAATCGAATGCCTAGGGTTTAACGAGCTATAGGGATCTTGGAAGACAATTTGCAGCTTACAGCATAGTTGTTTTTTCTCTGCTTTTGAAAACCGGGCGGTGTTTTTCCCGTTAAAAAGAATTTCACCTTGATCTGGCTGCTTCAGACCCATCATTAAATGTGCTACGGTTGACTTTCCCGAGCCACTTTCACCAACAATGCCAAATGATTCTCCTTGGGCGACCTGAAAGCTTACACCTTTTAACGCATGAACATAAGTGTGTTTTTGCCACAACTTTTTCCGCGCAATTCGATAATGTTTACTCAAATTTTTTGCTTCCAAAATAGGTTGCAACTGACTCCCTCCCTTCACTGTTCCTGTAATGCTTCCGGAAAGATATCTCTGATGTATTTTCTGTTTTGTTCTGTCACTTTAATATACGGCCATTCCCCTTTTTTCCGCTCTGTTAAGGCAGGAACCCGTAACGGGATGTTATACAGCTTTTCCCCTCGTTTTTGATAAGTGGGAATTGCCTGTAGCAACCCTTTTGTGTACGGGTGTTTTGGGCTTTTAATGAGCTCATCCATCGGGCCTTGTTCAATAATTTTTCCTGCATATACGACAAGGACGTAATCACAAATTTGCGTCACCACGCCCCAGTCATGGGAAATAAACAGCATGGCACCATTTCGTTTTCGAATCATTTCTTTTAGAAGCTTTAAGATTTGATCTTGAATGGTGACATCAAGCGCCGTTGTTGGTTCGTCAGCGATAATTAATTTTGGATCATTGACTAAAGCAATGGCGATCACTATACGCTGTCTCATCCCACCGGATAATTCATGCGGATATGAATGATAGAGACTTTCCGGCCTTGGAAGACCGACCTCACGCATCATCTGAATCGTCTTTTCTCGGCGCACTTTTTTTGGATCATTTGTATGCTTCTTTAACACTTCTTCGATTTGCGTACCGACCTTCATTAATGGGTTCAGCGCGGTCATCGGCTCTTGAAAGATCATTGAAATTTCATTGCTACGGAGCTTCTCCCATTGTTTCGTGCTTTTATTTATCAATTCATCTTGATCTAAACAAATGCTTCCAGATTCGACGACTGCATTTTTCGGAAGAATTCCTAAGATCGATTGGGCGGTTAAACTCTTTCCGCTCCCTGACTCTCCGACTACCCCGACAATTGAATTTTCCATCACACTGAAAGAAACATCGTCTAATGCCGGATACGTATGTTTGCCTATTTTAAAAGAAACATTGAGGTCCTTCACATTTAATATAGGGTTTCCCACAGGATTCACCACCTATTTCTTCTTATCACTTAATTCTCGCAAACCATCTCCAAGTAAATTAAAGCCTAATACTAAGAGTGTAATGAATATACCTGTGATGAAAATATACCAAGGGGCATTCATCATAAACGGTTGAGCTTCATTAAGCATCCTTCCCCAGCTAGGGTCCGGTGGTTGAACGCCGAGACCTAAATAGCTCAATCCTGACTCAGCTAAAATGGCACTGGAAAAAAACAGC
The nucleotide sequence above comes from Litoribacterium kuwaitense. Encoded proteins:
- a CDS encoding ABC transporter ATP-binding protein, which codes for MGNPILNVKDLNVSFKIGKHTYPALDDVSFSVMENSIVGVVGESGSGKSLTAQSILGILPKNAVVESGSICLDQDELINKSTKQWEKLRSNEISMIFQEPMTALNPLMKVGTQIEEVLKKHTNDPKKVRREKTIQMMREVGLPRPESLYHSYPHELSGGMRQRIVIAIALVNDPKLIIADEPTTALDVTIQDQILKLLKEMIRKRNGAMLFISHDWGVVTQICDYVLVVYAGKIIEQGPMDELIKSPKHPYTKGLLQAIPTYQKRGEKLYNIPLRVPALTERKKGEWPYIKVTEQNRKYIRDIFPEALQEQ
- a CDS encoding ATP-binding cassette domain-containing protein, whose protein sequence is MQPILEAKNLSKHYRIARKKLWQKHTYVHALKGVSFQVAQGESFGIVGESGSGKSTVAHLMMGLKQPDQGEILFNGKNTARFSKAEKKQLCCKLQIVFQDPYSSLNPRHSIEWALLEPLIIHKIGTKASRKQKVIKTLEEVGLDQSYLKKMPHELSGGQRQRVAIASALILDPEVVIIDEGVSSLDVSIQASILNLLNDLKQKHQLTYIFISHDLNVVQYFCDRIAVVYLGELIEQFKTEDFHEVDYEEYTKKLFDAIPMVPSVQD